From the genome of Cuculus canorus isolate bCucCan1 chromosome 4, bCucCan1.pri, whole genome shotgun sequence:
GATTTTCAACTGATGTGTTCCTTTCTTGGTACAGCTGTTAGCTTCAGGCTCTCCTAAACACTAGATGTCAAAAATAACAAGCTAGACTCAGCTTTCAGCTTTCAGTGCAACTTACATGCGCTCAGACTTCTCTTTCCTCCACATTTCCTCAATCCTTTTCTTCTTAGTGCTATGCCTGTGTCATCTTTTAAGATTAACCTTAAAACTTTTCCACAAGCCACAGCCAAACAAGAGGATAAGTACCTCAAAGCAAAATGATAGAAGGCTTATTTTATTGATTATTAAGCTTTATGCATGCTCACTGCTATCATTCCAAATGGAGGACACTATTCTGTCTGTGTGACTCCTCTCCTATGTATGTCTGTTCTTCCCTCAACTAATATCAGACCTCTAACAAAATATTAGCAATGCCGTCTATATCACAAACATATACCATGATAAATTTATGTCCTGTAGTGCTTaacatttgatttaaaaaaatgtgagggctttcaaataatatttgcataggcctcttttatttaaaagctcaTTATACCATCACTCATCATCCACAATGATTCTAATATTCTCATCATGTCTAGTTCCTTTCTATTGTGTTTTGCTCAAGTAGCCAAGAGAGTGATCCTGAATACAGGATTATTTACTTTATGTCTGTTGCAATGACAGATaagatacaagaaaaaaacattcatctttttcattttagattaCTGCCATTTGTTATTTACCTACAGTACAGTGGAGAGAGAACAGCACAAACTGCaccagagaggcagaaaagtaCACAGAATAATTCCAAGCCAAATTTAGTTGATTAAATGCAGTACATTAAAATCAGACATTTTAATGTTGACATTTTAATATTGTTAATGAAGGACCCAGCTATTGATCTTTGCTCAGGCAACTGTCTATTGAATCCACTGGacttaaattcagaaaaagcatAGCCTAATGAATTTCAATTAATAATTGCTGTACAAGGTAGCTGCAAAATTTGCATGGCAAAGCTCCTCTGAGAAAAATTTATGAGATTTCTTCATCAACATGAATGTGCAAAGGATTGCAGTTCAGCATGATAGGAGTTACTAACCTCACTTGaataaagaagggaaatgtTATATTTTGTTTAACCTCTCCAGCTTCAGAATTCTAAAATTATAGGGCTCTATAAATAGAttagaacaggaaaaattttCCCTAGTTACCTCTTTATGTGAAGCAACATGGCTCTGTCTCTGAAGGAACTGCTAGTTACAAGTGCTCACACAGAACAAATAAATTcatgtaataaaaatactggATCCATTTAATTGaagttattattatttaattctgGTTGctgaacacatttcttcctttcttctgacTTCTTGATGTGCACCTTGAATGAAGCTACTGTGAGATCTGAATGGGCAGACAGGCAAACCCATCTTTCCCCTAATGCCTCTACTTTTGACTTGTCAGAAACTGGAACCTGGGCTGTATGAACTGTCACAGTTCCTACATTCCTTCATTTCTCCTAAGCAGTGGGCAGACAGTGACTTGTTCCTGTCCACCAGCTCTTTGTCACTACCCCACTATTGGAGGATGCCAGCCCGTTGCCATCACAGTCAGCACTGTAGTTCATGTCAGCTGTTCCTAATCGGCTCCAGGCAAAAATCAGCCATGTTAGTTTACACACTGCGGGCTGTGGGAACCGAGGTGGTTTTCCTCAAAAGAGGTTAGGAGGTGTTTGCATGCACTGCTCTGATATCTCTGCTCCGAGGCTACAGCATGATGAACAATTCAATACCTTCTGCCTGCACAACTGGATTAAGAAAAATGGTCTGTGGCTTCATGCTTTTATAATCAGTGAAGCAGGTGTCATCATCATCAGTTATTGATTTTCAGGGTTTAGTTACAGCTGGAAGAGTTTAAAACAGCTTCTCATTATGATGAGTGGTTTAAAAATGATGAATATTTAGATTTATTACTATTTACAAATAAGgtaatttacatttttaggGTACAGCTATATTTGCATTAGCATTACTTTACTAAGAGATCTTTCTGATTCACATCACGATACTGATACTCTTGGTTCCTCTCCACATTAAGTATTGCTCATTAACTCAAAACTTTTACTGAATACATTTAAATGAgggaagaaatttaaaaatcctattttaagTTAAGTGAGAATTCTCACTGACTTCTGTGGATGAAGATTTCTATGTAGAATTAATCCCATGATCACAAATTgcaaaaaatctgttaaaataatacaataaCGTCCTACAACTCTATTGTCTATCAATTTGTAAAACATTacaattgtatttttataaaatatttatggacaacaaactacagaaataaatccaaaataGTGTATTTAGAGCATCACAACCAATATTTTAGTCCTCATTTTTGAAGGTGCCACAGTTTAAGAACTGACTTCCACAAACctttatatgaaaaataattcatttaagTAGTAAAATGGGGTTTGATCCATTTCTACTTCATGTTTAGTCAAAACTGGTTTCCCTTGCCCCACAATTCATTGAGTGCACAGCAACTGGGGGAAAAAGACATTGAACATCTTTTGCAGCAAGGGAATATAAGAGAGCAAAGCAGCTTGTGGTTCTGCAACATTGATCTTTGGTATTGCTGGTATAAGCCACATCTTTAATAATACCAGTATGAGCTGTACATAACATTGTGTGAATTTTCATCAAACAGCACATAAAAATCTTATGTTCCATTACTGTGGAAACTAAGAATAAAGCCAAGAGGTAAAGAATCCAGAGATGCATCCTTATTCTGAGTCCAGAGAAAAGAATTTCCACCTTTGCTTTTGCATGTGAGATTAATCCCACCTGTGACTAATGGGAATCAATGACACATAAGTCAATACTGTGCTAAGTATGTtaggtattttttaattacttcttctGAATGCCTTTGTGTTTTTATTACCAGTTAATATTATGAAAGACAATCAATGTACTTGAAATTTTACTAGGTCACCATAGCAAGATGCAGCTCAGTAGAATACTCTTAACTGTAATTCATCTTACACTGTATCTGTTTCCCTTCTTAGTAATTTCATAGCCATTAAACTACTATCACACAGATTTTTTGACATTAAGATCCAGAGGAGGATTTTCACatcactaaaaagaaaaatttaatcCCTGTTTTTCCTGCAAATACACAGGGCCTACTGGGAGAGAAGTATGGGAATATCCGAATACCAGGGGAAGTTGAGTCAGCAGAATTTGAAATGATCCTCGATGCTGCTGTAGAGGCCAAGCTGGAGACAAGGATTTTAGAAGAGTGGTACTGCAGGGATGAGAATGCAGTGCCACCAGCTTATTACCTCAGACCAAAATCTGAAATGCTGAAGAGCTACCAGAATACAGTAAGTCATAGTTATCTCCTTACAAAATTATTCTCTGACAATTAACAGTGGCAGACAGTTACCAGGACCAGGCACCTGCTGTCTCTGAATTATCTTCTACAGCCCTGTGCACACCTGAGCAACTGGTGCTGTGATGGTCCTTTCCCGTACACGGTGAAGGGAACAGCCGTGAAACACTAAGGAACATAATGGGTTGCGACTCCTGTTTTGATGTGCCCTCTGATACAGCTACAGCACACAGACTGTAGTCATTCATGAACTGCTGGCGCTAGTGGGACAATTGTACAgacttctcttcccttccctgatGTTGGAATAGAGAGTGCTCAGGCTCTTCTGCTCCTTGCCTGGTGCAGTGGTTTCACTAGATTTCAGTGAAAAGGATTTGGGGAAGAAATACACATCTTCCCTTCTATCTCCATACAAGAAAGCTCTTTAACAGCAAACAACTGCTTAGTGCTATCCAGAATCAGATTTCATACTTTTAACTTATTAATTGTATTCTAAGAGAAGTTTTTTgaacactgaattttcatttttaaaacatgcatttgtCTTTAATTGATGAGAATAAAAACTGTATTACCTTGGGGTTAGTTCTACCCTCCTACACATCCTATATACCCACGGACAGGTTTCagtgtagaaaaaaatgaacttaacATTTTGAGTGCCTGGTATATTATACAAGAAAACTATCGCATTATACGGCATTCACTTATCATCTAGCatatttttttgctctgttgAAAAAGATCGAAGACAGAAAAGCCATTGACACATAAAGCAGTTTTAATGAGTTGAAGACAGTATAATGGGTAATTCCAAAGTATTGATCACAAGGGAGAATACAAGTTTCATAACATTCTGCATTGTTTTGCTAGTGCCCACAATATCCCTTTGAATACAGTTACTGATACACAGGAGTAAGCAAAGATATGTTCATAACTTAAAGCTAACATAGTTACATCTCGTAAACTTACAGAATATAACAGAAGATACACAGCTCTGAGCATGTCAAGGAGTTGCTAGGGAGCTTATCCTGGAGgctgttctttttcctattaCACCCTCCAGAAAAACTGGAAACCCCTTAAACGCTTCACTTGCAGTAGGTGATGCAGCAGTGACTACTAGCTGCCTTAGACAAACCTCCATCATGGCACCTGCAAGATATCATCTGAAAGGATTAGTGAATTTATATTAGAGTCCCTTTCTGATGACAGTAGGATTACTGTTACTGTAGCAGTGAATGAACTAAAGTAATGTCAGATATAATctcatattttataaatatgatGGTAGCTAATGTGAGTTACTTAATTAGAGGAACCTCATTTTCAAGTTTGAGATTCAAGtctaaattattattattattattattattattattattattatttcttattaaagGACCAATATTACTACTGCTTTATTATCATTActtctggtttggttttcaaaactctttttcaagaaaaagatgAATAACACCTtcatagaaaaatattgcattagCTGCCTGCAGTAGGAATTTAGAAAACACTCAAAGTAGCTGACTTCTATAATTctaaaatggaataaattatGATTGCCTGCAGTATAAACAGTTGAACTCttatatattcatttttagtGTATGTGTTTCTCTGATTCTGTGTATTTATGAACTTGAATATTAGGCTTTTACTTTCTGAAGTTGTAGATATGTGTATTACAGCTACTGTttatggatatttttaaaagatggaatCTCCTTCAAACTCCGTGAATGAGAACAAATGGCAAGATATATCAGAAGAGATTAAGAAGATTTTTAAGACTGCTGTAAAATTGCTgtatgagaaaggaaaaatgaagcaCAGCCAAGCAAAGAGATATCTTTCCTCTGGTAAAGATCAGGCTATTTCAATGTATTCAATATATGTATTATCTTCTCTATCAACCTTtccaaaaacatgaaaaaatattttgttggcATTTGTCATataactgaagagaaaaaaatgttcattgtgCTTGCTTGAGACCAAAACCCATGTGGAAGGAcccagtgatttttctgttttttacagaaaaaaatgcagtcatttaAGAGTCTACACATTTGGGGTGGGGGATGTTCTTGAACTGTTTATAAACAAAAGACAAGAGAGTCTCTGTGTTCTCTTTTTATCCTCAGCTATTGAAGATGAACTCGATTTTGCCTTGGGTAAACAAACACCAGCTTTCCTAAAGAAGTGTGTTTGCTACATTCGGAAGATTGCCAACATTGAGCGTTTTGTTAAAATTCCAGAGATGGGAAAATACATGGATGTGGTACATACAGCTGGGAAGTTTCTACGAGATCCTGAAGCCCATGAGAAACTGATAAAGCTCAGGGATGAATTCATTCCTACCATCGTCGCATCATCCAATCTGAGAGTATACACGTCCGTCACTCACTGTGACATGAAACTGGGTTACTCCCAAGAAGTGGAGAACCATTACATTGAAGGACTTGGTAAACAGTTCTATGAAGACATGATTGACATAATCCAAGCAACAGTGCAGCAGAATTTTGACACCGAGACAGACTTGCTGTATGATGAAGTTCTTCAACACTCATCACTATGTAAAACATACTCCACTTTTTATGAATATAGATGTGAGGCATTAAACATAGTTCACAGGTACATTCTACCTAGCAAAGTAGGACACATTAACCCTCTTATCATATATGGAGGACCATGCACAGGGAAGACTCTTTTATTAGCTGAAGTGGCAAAGAAGGTAAATAAATACCTTACATAATATAGTGATGTTAGGAGCATTAGTGTGTAAGGGCCAAAttagttttcattctttctttgtcAACAGATCTGATATCAGCCTtcaacatataaaataaaaatcaaaagtatATTTTGCATATTATTATCCACATATTCAGAAGACTTATAATAATCATGTGTGTTTCATGTGCTTagccaaaacaaaataatttattggaGCTTCTAAAAAACTAATGGGAATCTGTATTTTGGAATTAGCATGTAATTTGGAAATATCTCTTTCCCTCTTGTTCCACTGAGGACCTAAGAATCTGGAACGGTCTAAACATCATATGCTGGTTTTAGTCTTATTCACAAATACAACATGTCTTTCTCAGTCATGCCTTCCTATATTATCAGAAATTACTCCGGAATTAGGCTGATACACTTGCTACAACTACACTTGCTATAAATCTGTCTATAATAACATGTAAAAATACCTGTACTTATTTATCTCACATACGCTGTTTGAGTCATTGAACCGAGTACTACAGGGAGATGAGTGAAACACTTTGTGCAAGGCAGAACCAGATGGAGAAAAAGAGTGAGCTGGCATCTCTTAAGCCCAATTCTCCAGCTAGTAGTCGCAACATTGAGTTCCCTGTGGGGTGCTCAGAGAGTTTAGCACAGTGGGCTGGGAAACAGCCGTATCAACCAGAAGGAAATAGAGAAGcgaaaaataatatttaaaatccCATATCTTTCCCAAATGTGACTTCCTATAGATTGACATCAGTTGCCTACATGAAATTGAGATTTGCAGCTCAAGAAATCATTTCAGAATCTGAGTACATAAGTTAACCTAGAGACTTTGGTTAcgcttttcttttcaaatattctgtAATAACTTAAAGTGAGATGAAAAAACTTACCAATCAAGAGAAATGAGTGTATTAGCCTCCACAGACAGAGTATTTAAAGTCACATTCCTCAATTCCTCTCTTCTTTAGAGTatgctaaaaggaaaaaaaaaaaaacacaccaaaaaaaaaagatactttctACCCCTTGTGGCAATGTGTGAGTCACATGCACACCAAGACAGAGTGTACTTCTGTGGTGTAGGAACTAAGGTAACTATGTGTCTAAGTTTATTAATAAGAGAATCTCTCTACTGACTTTCAGAAATGAGACACAGATTTTGCAAAGAGTAACCTGGAATTTATGGACTACATTCTGCTTGTGTCCCCTTAAGCTTAAGGGTCTTAGTGGTTTAGGATGTTACCTGTGCTAAACAAAGATAATATATACCGTAAATTTCAAGCAGTGCACATACATATTTCATCCAGTGCACATAAATGAGAACAGCCTTTAATTCTGCCagtgaaaacatttctatttaaccactaacattttaaaatgtttatttatatgtataGGCAATCACTATTTATAAATGCTATTATGgtgctttatttaaatattaactaAATTGTGCTCTATATTCTAGGCCTACTCCTGGCTGCAAGAAGAGATGGGACCAGATTCTGACCCTGTGGTAGTTGTAAGATTTTTGGGATCCACTGAAACTAGTACAGATCTAAGGAATATACTACAAAGCATTTGTGAACAATTAGCAGTTAATTATCGTTGCCTTGTACAAAGTTACCCAAAAAAGATTCACGACCTTCGGGACTTGTTCATTAATCTCTTGAATGAATCGTCATTCCACAGGCCACTGGTGATAATATTTGATGCTCTAGAACAACTAACAGAGAGTGATGATGGTAGGAAGCTCTGGTGGCTTCCCATTCATCTTCCCCGTTCAGTAAGGATAATTTTGTCAACACTGCCAAACAAGCACGGGATCCTACAAAAACTGAGGTGCCTTATTCATGAAGAAGACAACTACATTGAGTTGACTGCAAGGGACAGAAAGATGTGTAGCCAAATACTGAAACATCAGCTACTGCgagttaaaagaaaagtaacatCAGGACAACAAATCTATGTCAATGAAGCATTCTCCAAGTGCACACTGCCTATGTTTGTAAACTTAACCTTTAGAGAGGTCAGGAACTGGAGATCTCACAAAGATGTGGATGAGTCCTCCCTCTGTGTCACTGTCCATGAAAGTATAGAGCAGTTGTTTTGGTCACTGGAAAACAAGTGTGGATCAAGACTATTGTCAAGAGCACTTGGCTACATCACTATGTCCAGATCTGGCCTGAGTGAAATGGAACTGGAAGACATTTTAGCCCTTGACAACAGTGTTATATATGAACTTAGTGAGAGTGTCAGAGAAAGTAACCCACTGAGAATTCCATATATATACATTGCAAGGCTTAAGGAGGGATTACAGGGGTACTTAATAGAGCGACAGGTGAAAAATGTAACATTACTTCTTTGGGCAAATAGGCACTTGCAACTAATTGCCCAGAAGCTGTACCTACACAATGAAGAAGACTTGCGTGAAATGCACACAGTCATGGCAGAGTATTTCCTTGGTGTTTGGTCAGGTGGACGAAGAAAACCTTTTTACAACAATGACCAATATTTGAATGGTTGTCCTGACCATGACAGTAGAGGCCTgagcaaggaagaaaagcacTGCATGGATCAGATTGCTTTTGACAGGCAAGCACCTGATCAGCCATGGGTCTTTCAGTGTAATCCGTTAGAGcctgacattttttttatcaatcacagaaaaatgacagaGCTTATTCATCACCTGACAAGGTGTGGAAGAACAGATGATCTTCTGTATGGAGTCATTATGAACTTCAGCTGGCTGTACACCATGATTAGGATAGGGCAATTTGATAAAGCACTTTCTGACATAGAATTGGCTTACACCTACTCTCAAGAAAAGGAGCTGAAATTTCTGGCCAGTACTCTGCGCAGTATAAAGTTCAAAGTAGTAAAATACCCAGGTTCACTCTCTGCTGAATTGCAGCAAAGGCTTCTCCCAGTGGTAAGTTCATTGCCCAAACTCAGACACCTCCTCTTAGAATGTGACAAGGATGGACCCAAATACTGCTCTATAGTCCCTTTGCATTCCTCCATGGATGTGACCTACAGCCCTGAGCGCCTGCCGCTGTCATCCAGCTGCATGCACGTTACTGAGATTTTGCCTACATTTAATCCCAGCACAATTATCGCTGCTTTAGAAAATGGCTCCATCAGCACTTGGGATGTAGAGACCCGCCAGTTACTAAGGCAGATTACAACAGCTCCATCTGTTATTTTAGGGATGAAGCTAACTAGCGATGAAAAGTACCTTGTAGTGGCTACAACAAAAAATACTCTCTTGATATATGATAACATAAATTCCTGTCTTCTGTCTGAGGTGGAAATTAAGGGGTCAAAACATTGTGGAATTACAGGGGGCTCCAGTTTTATAAATGGATTTACATTATCAGTCAACCATGCACTTGCTTGGCTAGAGGCCAGCAAAGACGTTACTGTAATAGATCTGCTCTACGGTTGGCCTCTCTATCACTTCCACTGCTGGTATGAAGTGACCTGTGTGCAGTGTTCTCCAGATGGAGTTTATGCATTCTGCGGACAGTATTTGAACACCGCAAGCATTTTTCACTTGGGCAGCGGAGAGAAACTGGCCACGGTGACCTCTGAATTTTCTGGTGGATTTGTGAAATTCCTTCTCATTCTGGACACAGCCCAAGAAATGGTGATGGTGGACAGCGAGGGTAGCCTCTCTGTTTGGAATACAGAGGAAATTGCGAATCCCCAGCTTACGGATGACTTTGACTGCAGGAGAGAAGACAGTGAAGTTGTCAGCATAGAGCTTTCTGAAGACCAAAGTGCAATTTTAATTTGTAAGGCTCTCAGCATTGAACTTCTTGACACTCGTGTGTGGAAGGTGGCTGAAAAGTTTAGAGCTAAACACAATGAGCGCTTTATATCTGCCGTGCTGTCAAAAAATGGCAACTGTATAATTGCTTCAATGGAAAATACCTCAGCCATctttgtctggagaagagatACAGGACAGTGTATGGCAAGCTTACAGGAAATCTCAGGAACTATAGTCAGGCTAATTAAATCAAATCATCATAACATGCTGCTATCGTTATCCACCAGTGGTGTCCTTTCTGTTTGGGATATAGACATCATAACTGCTATGTCCAATATTGACAAATCTGGCAAGCCTATTCAAAGACTGGTGTTGCCAGCCAGAGGTGAATTAATATACACATTGGATGGATCAGATTCTGTCCATAAGTGGAACTTCAGCACTGGCTTTATAGAAGCTGTGTTCAAGCATGAAGGTATTGTTGAAAATTGTGTGCTGACCTCTTCTGGAGAGATAATGGTTACATCAGATGATAAATGCAGCCAGTATGTTTGGCACACTGTTAGTGGTGAAAATATCTTTCGCATTAATGGACAAAAAATCTCAGAGCTGATGATTACTCATAATGATCAATTTGTAGTCTCTCTCTGTGAGCAAAATGCATCCAGAGTCTGGCGACTGGCTACGGGACATAGGGTTTGCAATATTTTAGTTGCCTTACAGAATGCATTTATAACAACTGCAAATACATTTGTAGTCGGAATGGCAAAGAATAAAGTTCTGGCAGTAAGTCTCTGGACAGGCAGTATAACGAAGAAGTTTTGCTGTGACGATGGTGCAAGCATTGTGGATATTAAGCTAATACCAGACTGCCCAGACATTATAGTATTTATAACATCTACTGAAACTGTAAACATCTGGAGCCTAACAGAGGAAGTAATCTGCAGACGTGTACAATTGCCTAccaatttcttaaaaaatttgGAAGACTTTGAAATATCCCCAAATGGGAAGCTAGGAATTATAACCCGTGGTGATGAGAACATCAATGTGCTTGATTTATACAGTGGAAAACTTCGTGTGGTTCACACTCCAGGTGTCATCTGGCGGCAGAGGCTGTCTCGGGATGGCCGTTATCTTGTGTACATTTGTTTTCGCGGTGAAGAAGATGATGACAATGGTGCAGTCTCTAGTTTAATAGTAATGAGGCTAGCAGATGGCAAAAACATCGGTGCCTGTTCTCTTTATAAAACTCCCACTTTTCTTACACTCTCACAGAgacatttaaatattattattggATTTGATGATGGAAGTATAGGTACTTACACAGTAGTGGATCGAGTCGACGCTGcactgaaaatcaaaattgCTACTTCAAACAGCCGCCAGATTTTCAACAACACAACACAAGTGATTAGGCCAAAATGTCATAATTATAGCTTCAAAGTGACTGCAGACTGCATTTGGAGAGAATCAACAGAAGTATTCGCAAGGGATAGCCCCATTACAGTTGTAGAGCCTGAGGTGAGTGAAGCAACACCAACCAAAAAACACAATTATTGCTATGAGAAAGTGTGCTCAGCCATAGATTGCAGAGGACACATTTTTACTGCTGACAACTGAGTCACTATCTGGATTAGCTTATCTGAATAATAGCATACTTGCATAGATTTGACTCTGAATTCACGTAAAAATCAGTGCATTTCTTGgaagacagaaacagcagagggCAGACCAGCTGGTTTTTCCTCAATAAAAGttcttatatttatttaaagaaaaaaaaaaaacataaaacaaatgggctgtgggtttttttaaatttcagaataaaagtttCAGTCCAGGATTTCATCAGGGCCTTGATTAAAAATTTCTAGCAATACCATCAAAATTGTTATGCTTTTGCAGAAGTCAGGTGATCTTATTAACAAACTGTTTTAATTAGATATAAAGCTCCACATGTTCGATGAGAAGAGGTAGACCACTATTTTATATATCAAGTTGCCTAGATAGGTCTATAGCTAACGGCCAACTTTATACCCACttgcaaaaatgtgttttcctgcttgaTGGTGCAATGACAAGATGTCACCTGCCAACCTGGAACACTTGATACATTCcatcatcatttaaaaaatacctatttttttaaaaattgggaTTCATCTTTGGGTTGAAAGGAGTAGGCACCAGTCAGCTGCAAACATGTCAGCATGTGAGGTGATAAGTATTTGTTCATTTCAATGAATggactgaaagatttttttttttaattgcatgcaGGGATTCCAGGTTTCTGTATTGtgataaaaatgataaaaaactAGATCATAAAAGGAATATAGggtttgaggttttctttttggtttggggaatttttttatcttcacaGTGTGTGTTAGTACAGGTCGTAATGAAAactttttcaaagagaaagggCCTTACAGATGAGCAGTTAAacataataatttctttatgtTAGAAGGTTGCTATCCATTTTGTTTTAACTAAGTCTAAAGCATCTACTGTGTCCTCAAAGTAATCTTAATACAAAGTTTTCAGACATGCCATGTATTTATGTTGATAACATTTGCCTTACTATCGTTTGTTCTTTCCCATGATAATTACAGATCAGATGACCAAACACTCTGGGACTACTTGTATATGTGCTGCAATATTCCACTAAATGTAAAGGCTGTCCAAAGGTCCAATTTGTAAtggatttttcttatttccacaTGCTTACAAGCTTcactttctgctttaaaactgTTCTGAGCCTTTTGTACAGTTTTACCAGTCTCAaggcagaaaatgtgaaataattacaatggctttaaaaaaatacattttgctgaagttgaaaaaaaagccaccgGACAAcatctgaaataataataagacTTTTCTGTCCTTCCATATCTTAAAGATGGCACActtgtggaaatattttcaaattatttgaacaattttatttttaaaatcagaactcGGTGCCACAAATTTCCAAGAAATGAATGCTAAACTAGAACTTAATGTAGTGTGTGAATGTTCAATGTACAAGCCAATATAGTATATTAAGTGACTTGAATGATTTTTCCTAACTTGTTTGCAACTAATAGATCACATTGAATGTTTTTATGTAAACTTTGTATTGTTTGGAAAGCCTATCTAATCAGagatttatattttcataaatgtcAAATTTAGTTAAATTTTGTTACAGAGTTGTTAAATTAGAAATCTGTTGCGGTCTTCAAACAATATATAGTCTTGTGTATGCATTGTTTGTACTAA
Proteins encoded in this window:
- the NWD2 gene encoding NACHT and WD repeat domain-containing protein 2 isoform X3; amino-acid sequence: MILDAAVEAKLETRILEEWYCRDENAVPPAYYLRPKSEMLKSYQNTMESPSNSVNENKWQDISEEIKKIFKTAVKLLYEKGKMKHSQAKRYLSSAIEDELDFALGKQTPAFLKKCVCYIRKIANIERFVKIPEMGKYMDVVHTAGKFLRDPEAHEKLIKLRDEFIPTIVASSNLRVYTSVTHCDMKLGYSQEVENHYIEGLGKQFYEDMIDIIQATVQQNFDTETDLLYDEVLQHSSLCKTYSTFYEYRCEALNIVHRYILPSKVGHINPLIIYGGPCTGKTLLLAEVAKKAYSWLQEEMGPDSDPVVVVRFLGSTETSTDLRNILQSICEQLAVNYRCLVQSYPKKIHDLRDLFINLLNESSFHRPLVIIFDALEQLTESDDGRKLWWLPIHLPRSVRIILSTLPNKHGILQKLRCLIHEEDNYIELTARDRKMCSQILKHQLLRVKRKVTSGQQIYVNEAFSKCTLPMFVNLTFREVRNWRSHKDVDESSLCVTVHESIEQLFWSLENKCGSRLLSRALGYITMSRSGLSEMELEDILALDNSVIYELSESVRESNPLRIPYIYIARLKEGLQGYLIERQVKNVTLLLWANRHLQLIAQKLYLHNEEDLREMHTVMAEYFLGVWSGGRRKPFYNNDQYLNGCPDHDSRGLSKEEKHCMDQIAFDRQAPDQPWVFQCNPLEPDIFFINHRKMTELIHHLTRCGRTDDLLYGVIMNFSWLYTMIRIGQFDKALSDIELAYTYSQEKELKFLASTLRSIKFKVVKYPGSLSAELQQRLLPVVSSLPKLRHLLLECDKDGPKYCSIVPLHSSMDVTYSPERLPLSSSCMHVTEILPTFNPSTIIAALENGSISTWDVETRQLLRQITTAPSVILGMKLTSDEKYLVVATTKNTLLIYDNINSCLLSEVEIKGSKHCGITGGSSFINGFTLSVNHALAWLEASKDVTVIDLLYGWPLYHFHCWYEVTCVQCSPDGVYAFCGQYLNTASIFHLGSGEKLATVTSEFSGGFVKFLLILDTAQEMVMVDSEGSLSVWNTEEIANPQLTDDFDCRREDSEVVSIELSEDQSAILICKALSIELLDTRVWKVAEKFRAKHNERFISAVLSKNGNCIIASMENTSAIFVWRRDTGQCMASLQEISGTIVRLIKSNHHNMLLSLSTSGVLSVWDIDIITAMSNIDKSGKPIQRLVLPARGELIYTLDGSDSVHKWNFSTGFIEAVFKHEGIVENCVLTSSGEIMVTSDDKCSQYVWHTVSGENIFRINGQKISELMITHNDQFVVSLCEQNASRVWRLATGHRVCNILVALQNAFITTANTFVVGMAKNKVLAVSLWTGSITKKFCCDDGASIVDIKLIPDCPDIIVFITSTETVNIWSLTEEVICRRVQLPTNFLKNLEDFEISPNGKLGIITRGDENINVLDLYSGKLRVVHTPGVIWRQRLSRDGRYLVYICFRGEEDDDNGAVSSLIVMRLADGKNIGACSLYKTPTFLTLSQRHLNIIIGFDDGSIGTYTVVDRVDAALKIKIATSNSRQIFNNTTQVIRPKCHNYSFKVTADCIWRESTEVFARDSPITVVEPEVSEATPTKKHNYCYEKVCSAIDCRGHIFTADN